Proteins from one Pyrobaculum neutrophilum V24Sta genomic window:
- a CDS encoding DUF1646 family protein: MLVVTPLVSKRVERNIEPFFLAVGTAGVSLAGLWSWELLKEAPPHPVAVVPRIAEFLRSPRREKRVV, translated from the coding sequence GTGCTTGTGGTGACGCCGCTTGTTTCGAAGAGGGTGGAGCGTAACATTGAGCCGTTTTTCCTCGCCGTGGGTACCGCCGGCGTGTCTCTGGCGGGTTTGTGGAGCTGGGAGCTTCTCAAAGAGGCGCCTCCCCACCCAGTAGCTGTCGTACCGAGAATCGCCGAATTCCTGAGATCGCCTCGACGAGAAAAACGCGTCGTTTAA
- a CDS encoding winged helix-turn-helix domain-containing protein, producing the protein MKRRGRFYPDLYVVTKILLLLADGRSRREAALLSGVSYSRFQQYVEYLKERGFVTGDEELRLTPKGAEAAARLAQLIKELTGEEPRGVKRK; encoded by the coding sequence ATGAAAAGGCGAGGGAGATTCTATCCTGATCTCTACGTCGTGACGAAAATCCTGCTCCTCCTCGCAGATGGACGTAGCAGGAGAGAGGCGGCGCTGCTGTCCGGGGTGAGCTACAGCCGCTTTCAGCAATACGTGGAGTATCTAAAGGAGAGGGGGTTCGTAACGGGCGACGAGGAGCTGAGGCTGACGCCCAAGGGGGCAGAGGCCGCGGCTAGGCTCGCCCAGCTTATAAAAGAGCTAACGGGAGAGGAGCCTAGAGGCGTAAAGAGGAAGTAG